A window of the Lagopus muta isolate bLagMut1 chromosome 1, bLagMut1 primary, whole genome shotgun sequence genome harbors these coding sequences:
- the WNT16 gene encoding protein Wnt-16, translated as MGRGAALGRSLLRAAMLLALCPGAAGGTWMWLGIAAAGGPEKPGCASPPLSPGQQELCRQKPELVPAIREGARLGLQECRSQFRHERWDCRPPPSAPRRPPAAFGQQLNSGTKESAFVYAVTAAGLVHAVTRSCSAGNVSECSCDTKLQGGGSASEGWHWGGCSDDIHYGMSFSRSFLDAPIRNASGKSGNGLLAMNLHNNEAGRQAVAKLMSVDCRCHGVSGSCAVKTCWKTMSSFEKIGRFLKDKYENSIQISDKLKRKLRRKEKSQRKIPIQKEDLLYVNKSPNYCVEDQKLGIPGTQGRECNRTSDGPDGCNLLCCGRGYNTHVVRHVERCECKFIWCCYVRCRRCETMTDVHTCK; from the exons AtggggcgcggggccgccctCGGTCGGAGCCTCCTGCGGGCGGCGATGCTGCTCGCCCTCTGCCCCGGCGCCGCGGGCGGCACATGGAT GTGGCTGGGCATCGCGGCCGCCGGCGGGCCGGAGAAGCCGGGCTGCGCCAGCCCTCCGCTGAGCCCcgggcagcaggagctgtgcaggcagaagCCGGAGCTGGTGCCCGCCATCCGGGAGGGAGCGCGTCTCGGCCTCCAGGAGTGCCGCAGCCAGTTCCGACACGAGCGCTGGGACTGCCGCCCGCCGCCctccgccccgcgccgcccgcccgccgccttCGGGCAGCAGCTGAACAGCG GCACGAAGGAGTCCGCGTTTGTGTATGCAGTGAcggcagcagggctggtgcaTGCCGTGACCCGCTCCTGCAGCGCAGGAAACGTGTCTGAGTGCTCCTGTGACACCAAGCTGCAGGGCGGGGGCTCAGCCAGCGAGGGCTGGCACTGGGGCGGCTGCTCCGACGACATCCACTATGGGATGTCCTTCAGCAGGAGCTTCCTGGATGCGCCCATCAGGAATGCGTCAGGAAAAAGTGGCAACGGACTGCTGGCGATGAACCTGCACAACAACGAGGCTGGGAGGCAG GCTGTAGCAAAGCTGATGTCAGTGGACTGCCGTTGTCACGGTGTTTCTGGGTCATGCGCTGTGAAAACTTGCTGGAAAACCATGTCCTCCTTTGAAAAGATTGGCCGGTTTTTAAAGGATAAGTATGAAAACAGCATACAGATATCAGACAAGCTGAAAAGAAAGTTACGCAGGAAAGAGAAGAGCCAGAGAAAAATACCAATCCAGAAAGAAGACCTGCTGTACGTGAACAAATCGCCCAATTACTGCGTCGAAGATCAGAAACTGGGCATCCCTGGGACTCAGGGCAGGGAATGCAATCGCACGTCGGATGGACCCGATGGCTGCAACCTGCTGTGCTGCGGGCGCGGGTACAACACGCACGTGGTCAGGCACGTGGAGAGGTGTGAGTGCAAGTTTATCTGGTGCTGCTACGTGCGCTGCCGGCGGTGCGAGACCATGACTGATGTACACACCTGCAAGTAG